A region from the Pseudomonas sp. KU26590 genome encodes:
- the lapG gene encoding cysteine protease LapG, translating into MAARSAQKRPGLWMLLALALTCTACVGYLSADWDFSLISRRAEALYGPLGAGKQRIDAWQNLLATEKQVSELDKLKVVNLFFNQQIHYAEDIDVWHEVDYWATPVESLIKGAGDCEDYAIAKYFSLRRLGVPSEKLLITYVKALRLNRAHMVLTYYSSPNAMPLVLDSLINDIKPASERTDLLPVYAFNAEGLWLPGAQGNKKVSDTKRLSRWQDVLKKMTAEGFPTEPEN; encoded by the coding sequence TTGGCAGCACGTTCGGCTCAAAAGCGCCCTGGATTATGGATGCTTCTAGCGCTTGCACTGACGTGCACGGCGTGTGTCGGCTATCTGAGCGCGGATTGGGATTTTTCCCTGATCAGCCGCCGCGCCGAAGCGCTGTATGGGCCGTTGGGCGCCGGCAAGCAGCGCATCGATGCCTGGCAGAACTTGCTGGCGACCGAGAAGCAGGTCAGCGAGCTGGACAAGCTGAAAGTCGTGAACCTGTTTTTCAACCAGCAGATCCACTATGCCGAAGACATCGACGTCTGGCATGAGGTTGATTACTGGGCGACGCCGGTCGAGTCGTTGATAAAAGGCGCGGGGGATTGCGAGGATTATGCGATCGCCAAGTATTTCAGCCTGCGCCGCCTCGGCGTGCCCAGCGAGAAGCTGCTGATCACCTACGTCAAGGCGCTGCGCCTGAACCGCGCGCACATGGTGCTGACCTATTACTCGAGCCCGAACGCCATGCCGCTGGTGCTCGACAGCCTGATCAACGACATCAAGCCCGCCAGCGAACGTACGGACCTGTTGCCGGTGTATGCCTTCAACGCTGAAGGACTGTGGCTGCCGGGCGCGCAAGGCAACAAGAAAGTGAGCGACACCAAACGTCTGTCCCGGTGGCAGGACGTGCTGAAAAAAATGACCGCAGAAGGCTTCCCCACCGAGCCCGAGAATTAG
- a CDS encoding TolC family outer membrane protein, which yields MTVVRMLPGLLFGLFALNANAAQPAAPQQVSASTYSLDLMTLYKESRLEDPRILSAYARARSAKQQEREAFGGLLPQVSASSNINRILRKDEQSRDIYDNKSYGLNLSQFIYNKEAWERYQKAKSVTLQKSSQSEDSQAEATVDLAKRYFAALAADDALELVSAERRATQGSLDRVNALYARQMAKITDMLDLKARVDLLIAQEIEARNQVRLSREGLSEIVGRPINDRLSRIRNDIALEAPTLPLDAWIAQALDSNPRLKAYENNLAAADAAVREGKGGHYPSLSFNLGASQSDVGYDNTLTPRSDSYVATIGLKVPIYSGGSTSARVSGLYDEQYAAEQDLEGVRRQVVKETTNAYLTAQSAVDKIRAGQNALSSAKQSSIAAQKAFSYGVVNAVDVLTAVQNEFKARGDLLKSQYDFITNLFILNRWAGKLSQESVASVNVWLGGDDSEALKDLNNSAPNNTKAIPK from the coding sequence ATGACCGTGGTTCGCATGCTTCCCGGTCTGCTTTTTGGTTTGTTTGCGCTAAATGCCAATGCCGCGCAGCCCGCTGCCCCGCAACAGGTCAGCGCGTCGACCTATTCCCTTGACCTGATGACGCTGTACAAGGAATCGCGGCTCGAAGATCCGCGCATCCTTTCGGCCTATGCCCGTGCACGGTCTGCCAAGCAGCAGGAGCGTGAAGCGTTTGGCGGGTTGCTGCCCCAGGTGTCGGCGAGCAGCAACATCAACCGGATTCTGCGCAAGGACGAGCAGTCGCGGGATATCTATGACAACAAAAGCTATGGGCTGAACCTCAGTCAATTCATTTACAACAAGGAAGCGTGGGAGCGATATCAGAAGGCCAAGAGCGTCACGCTGCAGAAGAGTTCGCAGTCCGAGGACTCTCAAGCCGAAGCAACGGTGGATCTGGCCAAGCGCTATTTTGCCGCGCTTGCCGCCGACGATGCGCTGGAGCTGGTCTCGGCCGAGCGGCGCGCGACCCAGGGCAGTCTTGACCGCGTGAACGCTCTGTACGCCAGGCAGATGGCCAAGATCACCGACATGCTGGACCTTAAAGCCCGGGTCGACTTGTTGATTGCTCAGGAAATTGAAGCGCGCAATCAGGTGCGTCTATCCCGGGAAGGGTTGTCGGAAATTGTCGGTCGCCCGATCAATGATCGCTTGAGCCGGATCCGAAACGACATCGCACTGGAAGCGCCGACGCTGCCGCTGGACGCCTGGATTGCCCAGGCGCTCGACAGCAACCCGCGACTCAAAGCCTACGAAAACAACCTGGCGGCGGCCGATGCGGCAGTACGTGAAGGGAAGGGCGGTCACTACCCCTCACTCAGTTTTAACCTCGGGGCTTCGCAGAGTGACGTGGGTTACGACAACACGCTGACCCCGCGCAGCGACAGCTATGTCGCAACCATTGGCCTGAAAGTGCCGATCTACAGCGGCGGCTCGACGTCTGCGCGTGTGAGCGGGCTGTATGACGAGCAATATGCAGCCGAGCAGGATTTGGAGGGGGTGCGCAGGCAAGTGGTGAAAGAAACCACTAACGCTTATCTGACGGCCCAGTCCGCGGTGGACAAGATCCGCGCGGGGCAGAATGCCCTGTCTTCGGCCAAGCAGTCGAGCATCGCGGCGCAGAAGGCGTTCAGCTATGGGGTGGTTAACGCCGTCGATGTGCTGACCGCTGTGCAGAACGAATTCAAGGCCCGTGGCGACCTGCTCAAATCGCAGTACGACTTCATCACCAACCTGTTCATTCTGAATCGCTGGGCCGGCAAGCTGTCGCAAGAGAGCGTTGCCAGTGTGAATGTCTGGCTTGGCGGCGATGATTCGGAAGCGCTGAAAGACCTGAACAATTCAGCACCTAATAACACCAAAGCAATCCCTAAGTAG
- a CDS encoding tryptophan synthase subunit beta: MFYVQRDADGTLIRVEATAFAEASEQLPPDDHQVQAWFANEVVEKSLIQLKSSDMDMIRVLDDLIQVLTSKGILNITDLPSAAQAKLMDRTQARETLGGLSDLINDDEQRLI; encoded by the coding sequence ATGTTTTACGTTCAGCGCGATGCCGATGGCACGCTAATTCGCGTGGAAGCGACGGCTTTTGCCGAAGCGAGCGAGCAACTGCCGCCCGATGACCATCAGGTGCAAGCCTGGTTTGCCAACGAAGTGGTCGAGAAAAGCCTGATCCAGCTCAAGTCCAGCGACATGGACATGATCCGGGTACTGGACGACTTGATTCAGGTCCTGACCAGCAAAGGCATCCTCAACATCACCGACCTCCCCTCCGCCGCACAGGCGAAACTGATGGATCGAACCCAGGCCCGGGAAACACTGGGCGGCCTGAGTGACTTGATCAATGATGATGAACAACGGCTGATCTGA
- a CDS encoding glycosyltransferase family 4 protein codes for MDIGLSCTVWAGCERAGHLDGIGVYTRSLWQAMEALKRSEEPGINVKPYAFGKHLPELACGVPKTLSADFRIQVLASGLLSLPLPNSSTIARDVDILHASDHQIPRISGVPVIATVMDAIPLIHPEWIRQNLKTLKGWLFARSVHSADHLITISEHSKQDLVTHMGIAPEKISVTPLGVDPVYFERIPLETRDAVLDKHQLKPGFFLFIGTLQPRKNLPKVLEAFIALPESVRKQHPLIVVGRDGWANEELIPQLKALEAKGEGRWLSYLPQSDVFALLQSASALVFASLYEGFGLPVIEAFAAQCPVIASNTTSLPEVTGNAAWAVDPLDASSISAAMLDVLSNDALRSERVEIGLERARQFTWQECARQTLAVYRKVLAAHPKA; via the coding sequence ATGGATATTGGTTTGAGCTGCACCGTCTGGGCAGGATGTGAACGTGCCGGTCATCTGGATGGTATCGGCGTGTACACCCGCTCTCTGTGGCAGGCGATGGAAGCGCTCAAGCGAAGCGAAGAGCCAGGCATCAACGTCAAGCCTTATGCGTTCGGCAAGCATTTGCCCGAACTGGCGTGCGGCGTACCCAAAACGCTTTCGGCTGATTTCCGTATTCAGGTGCTGGCGAGCGGCTTGCTTAGCTTGCCGCTGCCCAACTCCTCCACCATCGCTCGCGATGTCGACATCCTCCACGCCTCCGATCACCAGATCCCGAGAATCAGCGGCGTGCCCGTCATTGCCACGGTCATGGACGCCATTCCGCTGATTCATCCGGAGTGGATCCGACAAAACCTCAAAACCCTCAAGGGCTGGCTGTTCGCGCGAAGCGTGCACAGCGCCGATCACCTGATCACCATCTCCGAACACAGCAAGCAGGATCTGGTCACGCACATGGGGATTGCCCCCGAGAAAATCAGCGTAACGCCGCTGGGCGTGGACCCGGTGTATTTCGAGCGCATCCCGCTTGAAACCCGCGACGCTGTGCTGGACAAGCACCAACTCAAACCCGGTTTTTTCCTCTTTATTGGCACGCTGCAACCCCGCAAGAACTTGCCGAAGGTGCTGGAGGCGTTCATTGCGCTGCCGGAGTCGGTGCGCAAACAGCATCCGTTGATTGTGGTAGGACGTGATGGCTGGGCCAACGAAGAGCTGATTCCACAGCTCAAGGCGCTGGAAGCAAAAGGCGAAGGGCGCTGGCTCAGCTACCTGCCGCAATCCGACGTGTTCGCACTGCTCCAGAGCGCCAGCGCGCTGGTGTTTGCGTCTTTATACGAAGGATTTGGCCTGCCGGTCATCGAAGCATTTGCTGCCCAGTGCCCGGTTATTGCGTCGAATACCACGTCACTACCGGAAGTCACCGGCAATGCCGCCTGGGCGGTTGATCCGCTGGACGCTTCGAGCATCTCGGCAGCGATGCTTGATGTGTTGAGTAACGACGCACTCAGAAGCGAACGGGTTGAAATAGGGCTCGAACGCGCCCGTCAATTTACCTGGCAGGAATGCGCACGGCAGACGCTGGCGGTATACCGCAAAGTATTGGCGGCACACCCCAAGGCGTAA
- the lapD gene encoding cyclic di-GMP receptor LapD has translation MSLFKQLLIAICLFLVVAFAGSFVVSLESSRAQYVNQLRSHAQDAATSLALSLTSNIDDPAMVELMVASIFDSGYYASIRVVDLASGDTLVERSATPDNQGVPQWFINAIGLEPAGGEAIVSRGWQQTARVEVVSHPMFALAKLWQSALGSLGWLLVCGVVSAILGAMLLRRQLKPLDYMVAQSQAIGRREFLVLPELPRTPELRRVVQAMNQMVEKLKALFQESTERSEKLRIESYQDSLTGLSNRRYFDMQLNAHVSHLEDGRAGYLMMLRVNDLAGLNQRLGGKRTDALLVAVAEQLVRHCEKYPETRNLISRSRGGEFAVLAPGMVRDEAVQLVQNLEAALLSLEATGASDVSPVAHMGLAPYSPGDASLTLLALADQALSQAESGGEQSWYCIERGAIGDLGEDQHAWHRTLDHALEHGRFQLFFQPVVASGDGASVLHYKVLSRLVDADGETIPAGRFLPWLERFGWSSRLDLLMLRQVLAHLGTHNERLALNLSAATLNDASALNEVFNALRLHPRLGARLTFEIGEEQVPEQVVLEKLTRRLQEAGYSLALQRFGGRFSMIGNLAHLGLAYLKIDGSYIRTIDQESHKRLFIEAVQRAAHSIDLPLIAERVETEGEHRVILEMGIEGVQGRLFGDPAPWK, from the coding sequence ATGTCTCTGTTCAAACAGCTGTTGATCGCGATCTGTCTGTTTCTGGTGGTTGCCTTTGCGGGGAGTTTTGTCGTCAGCCTGGAAAGCTCGCGGGCGCAGTACGTCAATCAGTTGCGCTCCCACGCCCAGGACGCCGCGACCTCGTTGGCACTGTCGCTGACGTCCAACATCGACGACCCGGCGATGGTCGAGCTGATGGTGGCGTCGATCTTCGACAGCGGTTATTACGCAAGCATCCGCGTGGTGGATCTGGCCAGTGGCGACACCCTCGTCGAGCGCAGTGCGACCCCGGACAATCAGGGCGTGCCGCAGTGGTTCATCAACGCGATCGGGCTTGAGCCGGCGGGCGGCGAGGCGATTGTCAGTCGTGGCTGGCAGCAGACGGCGCGGGTCGAGGTGGTGAGCCATCCGATGTTCGCGCTGGCCAAGTTGTGGCAGAGCGCGCTGGGCAGCCTCGGTTGGTTGCTGGTGTGCGGCGTGGTCAGTGCGATTCTGGGCGCGATGTTGTTGCGTCGGCAGCTCAAGCCGCTGGATTACATGGTGGCGCAGTCCCAGGCGATTGGCCGTCGTGAGTTCCTGGTTCTGCCCGAGCTGCCGCGCACGCCGGAGCTGCGCCGGGTGGTGCAGGCGATGAACCAGATGGTCGAGAAGCTCAAGGCGCTGTTTCAGGAAAGCACCGAGCGCAGTGAGAAGCTGCGCATCGAGTCGTATCAGGACAGCCTGACCGGGCTGTCGAACCGCCGTTATTTCGACATGCAGCTCAATGCGCACGTCAGTCATCTGGAGGACGGCCGCGCGGGGTATTTGATGATGTTGCGCGTCAACGACCTGGCCGGCTTGAACCAGCGTCTGGGTGGCAAGCGCACCGATGCCTTGTTGGTGGCGGTTGCCGAGCAGTTGGTCCGTCACTGCGAAAAATATCCCGAAACCCGCAACCTCATCAGCCGCAGCCGTGGCGGTGAGTTTGCGGTGCTGGCGCCGGGCATGGTTCGCGATGAGGCCGTGCAGCTGGTGCAGAATCTAGAGGCGGCGCTGCTGAGTCTGGAAGCCACCGGCGCCTCTGATGTCTCGCCGGTTGCGCATATGGGGCTGGCGCCGTACAGCCCGGGCGATGCCTCGCTTACCTTGCTGGCGCTGGCCGATCAGGCGTTGTCCCAGGCTGAAAGCGGTGGCGAGCAATCGTGGTATTGCATCGAGCGTGGGGCGATTGGTGATCTGGGTGAGGATCAGCACGCGTGGCACAGGACCTTGGATCACGCCCTTGAGCACGGGCGGTTTCAGTTGTTCTTTCAGCCAGTGGTCGCGTCGGGCGATGGGGCGAGCGTGTTGCATTACAAGGTGCTGTCGCGCTTGGTCGATGCCGACGGTGAAACGATTCCGGCCGGGCGCTTTCTGCCGTGGCTGGAGCGCTTTGGTTGGTCGAGCCGGCTGGATTTGTTGATGTTGCGACAAGTGCTGGCGCATCTGGGCACGCACAATGAGCGATTGGCGCTGAACCTGTCGGCGGCGACGCTCAACGATGCGTCGGCGTTGAACGAGGTGTTCAACGCGCTGCGCCTGCACCCGAGACTGGGCGCACGCCTGACCTTCGAGATTGGCGAGGAGCAGGTGCCGGAGCAGGTGGTGCTGGAGAAGCTGACGCGACGTCTGCAAGAAGCCGGGTATTCCCTGGCGCTGCAGCGCTTTGGTGGGCGTTTCAGCATGATCGGCAACCTGGCGCATCTGGGGCTGGCGTATTTGAAGATCGATGGCAGCTACATCCGCACCATCGACCAGGAAAGCCACAAACGGTTGTTCATCGAAGCGGTCCAGCGCGCGGCCCACAGCATCGACCTGCCACTGATTGCCGAGCGTGTTGAGACGGAAGGCGAACACCGGGTAATCCTGGAAATGGGGATTGAAGGGGTGCAAGGGCGGCTGTTTGGCGACCCTGCGCCGTGGAAGTGA
- a CDS encoding HlyD family type I secretion periplasmic adaptor subunit has product MTSNAITVLDEHSDDMPTSDRGIRRVGMTIVLVTFGLFGTWAAFAPLGNAVYGSGVVTVQSYRKTVQHLEGGIVKELLARDGDTVHKGDPLIILDDGQLSSEYESTRNQLITARAKEARLRAERDDQPVIPALKIDGVESDRAREAIDGEAQVFRSRHDARLGEISVQKERIGQLKQQIIGLNDMIATKVSLEKSYTGEITELKDLLRQGFVDKQRLLEQERKLDMLKSEVADHQSTITKTRLQINETEMQIVQTNQKFSSDVAKDLSDVQAQVFDLQEKASALKDRLSRIVIRAPEDGMVLEMKVHTIGGVVSAGTPLLDIVPESSDLVVEAHVSTNDIDRITLGKLTDIRFSAFNAATTPVIQGQVTRISADRLTDEKTGEGYYLVRVKVTDEGMQRLGNRKLQPGMPAEVLINAGERTMLQYLLKPARNMFAKSMIEE; this is encoded by the coding sequence ATGACCAGCAACGCGATAACCGTGCTCGACGAGCATTCAGATGACATGCCGACGTCCGACCGCGGTATCCGCCGGGTCGGCATGACGATTGTTCTGGTGACCTTTGGCTTGTTCGGCACCTGGGCCGCTTTCGCCCCGCTGGGCAACGCCGTTTACGGTTCAGGTGTTGTCACCGTGCAGAGCTACCGCAAGACCGTCCAGCACCTTGAGGGCGGCATCGTAAAAGAGCTGCTCGCCCGTGACGGTGACACGGTGCACAAGGGCGATCCGTTGATCATCCTTGACGATGGCCAGCTGAGTTCAGAGTACGAATCCACCCGCAACCAGCTCATCACCGCGCGCGCCAAAGAGGCTCGCCTTCGCGCCGAGCGTGACGATCAGCCGGTCATTCCGGCGTTGAAGATAGACGGCGTCGAAAGTGATCGTGCCCGTGAGGCCATCGATGGTGAAGCGCAGGTGTTCCGGTCGCGGCATGACGCGCGCCTGGGCGAGATATCCGTGCAGAAAGAGCGCATCGGACAATTGAAGCAGCAGATTATCGGCCTCAACGACATGATCGCCACCAAGGTCAGTCTCGAAAAATCCTACACCGGTGAGATCACCGAGCTGAAGGACCTGTTGCGGCAGGGATTCGTTGACAAGCAGCGCCTGCTTGAACAGGAACGCAAGCTGGACATGCTCAAGTCAGAGGTCGCTGATCACCAGTCGACGATCACCAAGACCCGTCTGCAGATCAACGAAACCGAGATGCAGATTGTTCAGACCAACCAGAAATTCAGCTCCGATGTGGCCAAGGACTTGAGCGACGTGCAGGCGCAGGTCTTCGACTTGCAAGAAAAGGCCAGCGCGCTCAAGGACAGGCTGTCGCGCATCGTCATCCGCGCCCCGGAAGACGGCATGGTGCTGGAGATGAAAGTGCACACCATCGGCGGGGTGGTCAGCGCCGGGACGCCACTGCTGGATATCGTGCCGGAGTCTTCGGATCTGGTGGTCGAGGCGCATGTGTCAACCAACGACATCGACCGCATCACCTTGGGCAAGCTCACCGACATCCGCTTTAGCGCGTTCAACGCTGCGACCACGCCGGTGATTCAGGGACAGGTCACGCGAATTTCCGCTGACCGTCTCACTGACGAGAAGACTGGCGAGGGCTATTACCTGGTGCGCGTGAAAGTTACCGACGAAGGCATGCAGCGATTGGGCAACCGCAAGCTGCAACCGGGCATGCCAGCGGAGGTGCTGATTAACGCGGGCGAACGCACGATGCTGCAGTACCTGCTCAAGCCTGCGCGCAACATGTTCGCCAAATCGATGATCGAGGAATGA